cttgcattaggacatgAAGGTCGTTATCTTGAAATGGAGCCAAAGAGGCAAAGATGCAGACCTTTTGGGTGTCCTTTTCTTCGGCTTGAATTGGTGGCCAAACCGAAAGCATCCTGATTCACTGCATGGTGCACTGCTGTCAGATTGGTCCAAGTTTTCTCCTCCTCACAAGCTTCAGGTGTGTGTGGATGCTATGCAACCATGCAAACTTTCAGGATTATGCAACAGATTCACACATTGTGAAGGCAAAAGATTGTATAATTCTGCAAGCAATTTGGTGTTGGATGACTTAGACCAGCAACATATTTGCATGTATCTTCAGGTAATCAGGTACTATTGTTCATTGGGGAACAATGCCTTCTGTCATGTATATCTGTTGTGTTGTATGTTGTAATGATACTGGAAGTAATCTGAACATGTTTGCAAGGTTTCTCTCCCGAACGAGAGACCAAATACATTTTGATGGTTGATGAGGTAAAAtgttaacaaaagaaaaatctgtGTTATGTGCGCAGTTATGCAAAATTTGCCGCTACTTGTGATTTGCTGAGATCATTTCAACCAGCTTGCCGTGCAGAGCACCGTTGGTGACGAGAACACCACCTGAAGGGTAAATGTCTCTGCGCCCAGTTAGGTCAGCTGCAAGATCCAACGGTTTCCCACTCCAGTCACTAATCTGTCAGTTGAACAAATCACAAAATCACCATGGTTAATAATGTTAACATTGGTGAACTGATGGAACAAATGTGCATTTCGTCGAGTCCTGGCTTAACAAGTGTGCTGTATACCTGACCTCCAGCTTCCTGTACACAAATTACTCCGACAGCATGATCCCAAGACTGCAAACAGTGGGAAAGGAAAGGATTACTGCAGCTACAAACTAAGTCAACAGTTTGTTCAGCTTGGACGGAAACTCCCAGATTCAAGTGATCACCTTGAGATTTTTCGTCCGTGCTCGAAGTACAAAAACGGAGGCTCTCCCAGAAGCTACAGTTAGGTACTTGCACAAGCTATGGAAGATCAACAAGAAGAGCGCATCACGATCACTCATGCACCGACCAATCCATAATCATTTAAGATGGTCACTATCAGACTAAGACATCTACTTATGTAGGAAATCTCAGAAGTAATATGATAGCAGCAGAgagcaaaagaaaacaaaaaagataTTTCACAATTTATTTTACTGATAAAACAATAACATAACAAATCAATCACAATATTTTAGGATGGGAGGAAATATCCATCAATACTTGAAATAACTTTTACCCGTTCATTCGCACCATGTTTTAAGTTTTAATAACTGGAATAGTAACACACATCATATGTAAGTAACATAAGGGAAGTGCAACAAACCTGCCACAGTAAACAGATAAGAGGAGAATTTCATTCTCATCTCTAGGATTGGATTCATCCATTGTTGAGTTGAAGAGAACAGATAGCGGTATCATATTCCAGGTTTGGCTATCAGGAATGCAAAAGCGTGCCATGTTCACAACTGAACAAGAATCCACTAAGCATCTATTCCAAGTACTCTGTGCCGTAGTGAACTGGCCAATATCGACAGACAAATGCCTAGACCAAGTTCCACAGCCCACATGAGCAATCATAAGGATCCCATGATCAGGTTGGGCAGCAGCGCTGTCTTCTTTTCTGCTGGCTATGGTAGCATTAGACCAATTAGGACATCCCATCACTCCTGCTACTACCTTTTCATTTACCACAAGAGCCAGCCCCACCTTAAGGTAAAAAAACATATCACTATATCAGGATAAGGAAAAGGACTGTGAACAAAATGATTAAAGATGCAAGTATTGAAATTCCTTGAACACTGGTTAATTTGACAAATCCCATATATAAcagcaaaaatataaaagcaaACAGAGTTGGTTTAGAGTTTCGGACATGACATATATTCCTGCACGATGTTACAATATATTTAAGATGATACCTCAAAACAAAAAAAGTGTCTTAGCCAGAAAAATAGCAGTAATATTCTTAAACTCAGTTAAGAGATGGTGATATTTATAGTGTTGCATTTATTTCGTTTTATTTCGATGAACTGGGACTGTTCTACAGATCCTCAAGGCACATACGCCTGCGTCCAGTGACCTTGAGAAAGGTAGAGGGGGGAGCAAATGCCCATAAGGTCGATTATGCTTtttgatgcatgcatgtagattACTTGTGCAAATGGCAGGTGACTGAAAAAGGTCCTCAGGTGGTCAGACATATGATATACAATACAGATGGT
The window above is part of the Oryza sativa Japonica Group chromosome 7, ASM3414082v1 genome. Proteins encoded here:
- the LOC4343581 gene encoding putative 3'(2'),5'-bisphosphate nucleotidase, mitochondrial; this encodes MPLLHLSPPPHRLLLAGGGRRRLLLPAARRRSLVRVRAAASAAAAAAEAYGLPFPPERAAHHRELAAAAAAVERACRLCVDVKRTLLSGDKKILEKNDQTPVTVADFGVQALISLELQRLFPSIPLVAEEDSASLRSSNTDDNSSNVLVESISSAVAEKVSNANSLLTHDDVLRAIDRGGKNAVSFDSNPASYWVLDPIDGTKGFLGGDDALYVVGLALVVNEKVVAGVMGCPNWSNATIASRKEDSAAAQPDHGILMIAHVGCGTWSRHLSVDIGQFTTAQSTWNRCLVDSCSVVNMARFCIPDSQTWNMIPLSVLFNSTMDESNPRDENEILLLSVYCGSLCKYLTVASGRASVFVLRARTKNLKSWDHAVGVICVQEAGGQISDWSGKPLDLAADLTGRRDIYPSGGVLVTNGALHGKLVEMISANHK